Proteins encoded within one genomic window of Nonomuraea gerenzanensis:
- a CDS encoding DUF5987 family protein: MSAQLSADHETRVTTLEAFADTIIPGARRSDQDRAVAGASPTGGAVAAGAMELIHWDATGISQSLDGYARALNEHAREFAQQHGLDLDGDVPPFVALGFEQRTDLVRVLTAPGHPDKALWVLLSLFCYMAYDSAAHTGTAAALAAGHPGLTSMRLAAPGADGLWRFPSWSYGRQLADLHPGTTDTGSPA; this comes from the coding sequence ATGAGCGCACAGCTCTCCGCGGACCACGAGACGAGGGTCACCACGCTCGAGGCGTTCGCCGACACGATCATCCCCGGCGCCAGACGCAGCGACCAGGACAGGGCGGTGGCCGGCGCGAGCCCCACCGGCGGCGCGGTGGCGGCGGGCGCGATGGAGCTGATCCACTGGGACGCCACCGGCATCAGCCAGAGCCTCGACGGTTACGCCCGCGCGCTCAATGAGCACGCCCGCGAGTTCGCCCAGCAGCACGGCCTCGACCTGGACGGGGACGTCCCGCCGTTCGTGGCGCTCGGCTTCGAGCAGCGCACCGACCTGGTCCGCGTGCTCACCGCGCCCGGCCACCCCGACAAGGCGCTGTGGGTGCTGCTGTCCCTGTTCTGCTACATGGCCTACGACTCGGCCGCGCACACCGGCACCGCCGCCGCGCTGGCCGCCGGGCACCCGGGCCTGACCTCCATGCGCCTGGCCGCGCCGGGCGCCGACGGCCTGTGGCGCTTCCCCTCCTGGTCGTACGGCAGGCAGCTCGCCGACCTCCACCCCGGCACCACCGACACAGGGAGCCCAGCATGA
- a CDS encoding cytochrome P450: protein MAVQTRPAARARVRAAPPGPPLWAGPALFRQLVSDRLGMLSDAVARYGDAVRLTIGPKSLYLFNHPDHAKHVLADNNAGYRKGLGLAEARRVLGDGLLTSHGQVWRDQRKAIQPLFQNKRLARQDTVIAEETGRLVARLRAHAGGGPVDVAHEMTALTLGVLGRTLLEADLSACGSLGHGSIGHGFEGVQDQAMFEMVTLGAVPLWLPLPLHLRFRRSRRELHRVVDALVAHRIEHPTGGDDLLSRLIAAAGQAPDERAARDRLRAELITILLAGHETTASTLSWAFHLIDRHPAVRERLREEAVSVLGDRPPTVDDLPRLTYTTMVLEEVMRLYPPVWALTRVAVTGDEVGGYRVPAGADVLISPYTLHRHPAWWREPERFDPGRFAPDVRSDRPRYAYIPFGAGPRFCVGSHLGMMEAVFVLASVVRELRLTGLPGRPAVPEAMLSLRVRGGLPMTVGVL from the coding sequence ATGGCTGTCCAGACTCGGCCGGCGGCGCGGGCACGGGTGCGTGCCGCGCCGCCCGGCCCGCCGCTCTGGGCGGGACCGGCCCTGTTCAGGCAGCTCGTCTCGGACCGGCTGGGCATGCTGTCGGACGCCGTGGCCAGGTACGGCGACGCGGTGCGGCTCACCATCGGCCCCAAGAGCCTCTACCTGTTCAACCACCCCGACCACGCCAAGCACGTGCTGGCCGACAACAACGCCGGCTACCGCAAGGGCCTCGGCCTGGCCGAGGCCAGGCGGGTCCTCGGCGACGGCCTGCTGACCAGCCACGGGCAGGTGTGGCGCGACCAGCGCAAGGCGATCCAGCCGCTGTTCCAGAACAAGCGGCTGGCCAGGCAGGACACGGTCATCGCCGAGGAGACGGGCCGGCTGGTGGCCAGGCTGCGCGCCCACGCGGGCGGCGGGCCCGTGGACGTGGCCCACGAGATGACCGCGCTCACACTCGGCGTGCTGGGCAGGACGCTGCTGGAGGCCGACCTCAGCGCGTGCGGGTCTCTTGGGCACGGGTCCATCGGGCACGGCTTCGAGGGCGTCCAGGACCAGGCGATGTTCGAGATGGTGACGCTCGGCGCGGTGCCGCTGTGGCTGCCGCTCCCGCTGCACCTGCGCTTCCGCCGGTCGCGGCGCGAGCTGCACCGGGTCGTGGACGCCCTGGTCGCCCACCGGATCGAGCATCCCACCGGCGGGGATGACCTGCTGTCCCGCCTGATCGCCGCCGCCGGGCAGGCGCCCGACGAGCGGGCGGCCCGCGACCGGCTGCGTGCCGAGCTGATCACCATCCTGCTGGCCGGGCACGAGACCACGGCCAGCACGCTGTCGTGGGCCTTCCATCTGATCGACCGCCATCCCGCCGTGCGGGAGCGGCTGCGCGAGGAGGCCGTCTCCGTGCTGGGCGACCGGCCGCCGACGGTGGACGACCTGCCCAGGCTCACCTACACCACCATGGTGCTGGAGGAGGTCATGCGGCTCTACCCGCCGGTGTGGGCGCTGACCCGCGTGGCGGTGACGGGCGACGAGGTGGGCGGGTACCGGGTGCCCGCCGGGGCGGACGTGCTGATCAGCCCGTACACGCTGCACCGGCATCCGGCCTGGTGGCGCGAGCCGGAGCGGTTCGATCCCGGCAGGTTCGCGCCGGACGTGCGGTCGGACCGGCCCCGCTACGCCTACATCCCGTTCGGCGCCGGGCCGCGGTTCTGCGTCGGCAGCCATCTGGGGATGATGGAGGCCGTCTTCGTGCTCGCCTCCGTGGTGCGCGAGCTGCGGCTGACCGGGCTGCCCGGGCGGCCGGCCGTGCCCGAGGCGATGTTGTCGCTGCGGGTGCGGGGCGGGCTGCCGATGACCGTCGGCGTCCTGTAG
- a CDS encoding acyl-CoA thioesterase, protein MTMEKYFEYRHTVGFEETNLVGNVYYVNYLRWQGRCREIFLKECAPEVLADLQDDLKLFTLKVDCEFFAEITAFDELSIRMRLIELAQTQLEFGFDYVRVGPGDGELLVARGRQRVACMRGPNTRTVPARVPPALVGALEPYAA, encoded by the coding sequence ATGACGATGGAGAAGTACTTCGAGTATCGCCACACGGTGGGTTTCGAGGAGACCAACCTGGTGGGCAACGTCTACTACGTCAACTACCTGCGCTGGCAGGGCAGGTGCAGGGAGATCTTCCTCAAGGAGTGCGCCCCCGAGGTGCTCGCCGACCTTCAGGACGACCTCAAGCTGTTCACCCTCAAGGTCGACTGCGAGTTCTTCGCGGAGATCACCGCCTTCGACGAGCTGTCGATCAGGATGCGCCTGATCGAGCTCGCCCAGACCCAGCTCGAGTTCGGCTTCGACTACGTGCGCGTCGGCCCCGGTGACGGGGAACTGCTCGTCGCGCGTGGCCGGCAGCGGGTCGCCTGCATGCGCGGGCCGAACACCAGGACCGTCCCGGCCAGGGTGCCGCCCGCACTGGTCGGCGCGCTCGAACCGTACGCAGCCTAG
- a CDS encoding type I polyketide synthase — MTRIAIVGMACRYPDAASPRELWDNAVAGRRAFRRLPDTRMRLEDYWDPDPAAPDTFYARTAAVIEGYTFDRMAHRIAGSTYRSTDLTHWLALDMAGRALADAGFPEGSGLPRARTGVVVGNTLTGEFTRANVMRLRWPYVRRTLAAALKEQGWDDDRLATFLAGYEEVYKDPFPPVDEDTLAGGLANTIAGRICNHYDLHGGGYIVDGACSSSLLSVVTSAKALTDGELDVAIAGGVDLSIDPFEVIGFAKTGALAKGEFRLYDRHSNGFWPGEGCGIVVLMREADALAAGHRVYATVAGWGISSDGKGGMTRPEVKGYRLALERAYERAGFGIETVSLFEGHGTGTAIGDATELTALSQSRAAADPAAPPAAVGSIKGMIGHAKAAAGVAGLIKAAMAVHEQVLPPTIGCVDPHPVLAEEPAALRVLRQAEPWPDGRPLRAGVTAMGFGGINTHVVLEAEAPRRRMSSRTRALATAQQDAELFLFDAASWEELRGGVAEVAAFVPAVSYAQLGDLAGTLRGRLRGLPYRAAAVVASPEDAERQLGRVLTALDSGQSELFTPDGKAWLRRASARPRVGFLFPGQGSGRGTSGGALRRRLPCVDELYRTAGLPTTGDMVATSVAQPRITTGSMAGVRALSALGIEAEVAVGHSLGELSALCWAGAMDEAALLRVAGKRGRAMEQHSDSGTMAGLRAGPEAARRLIGDLPVVIAGYNSGDQTVVAGPVDAIDQVGQAAAREGLTWTRLNVSHAFHSPLVAPAAQALGDALAGERFVPPARRVVSTVTGAELNGDTDVTELLLRQITAPVRFAQAVRLAADGLDLLVEVGPGRVLSGLAEELTDVPAVALETDGESLTGLLGVVAAAHVSGVPVEHEELFHGRLVHPLEIGTEFSFFASPAESAPKPFVKAVAKPVTVPGQAAAQESAKRDGESTTDLLRRLAAERVELPLELVTADSKPLDGLHLSSVTVMHILDQATQHLGMPAVQLPNVATATLGELGEALDRLAAQPRDQRARGVAAAATWVRPFTVDLDELPVPRRVAKEQQGRWEVFAPSGSALAQPLKQALEQEKVGSGVLVCLPPDCAAADLEQALLGAQAALAAGPGTRFVLVQHGKGAAGLAKTLHLEAPGVRTTVVHVPPATELIGQVVAEVAATGDFSEVHLGADGVRRVPTLRVLPAGQEREEHPLTADDVLLVTGGGKGITAECAIAMAGAVAGAGSAKLLLLGRSDPAQDEELAANLRRMTGSGLTVHYARADAADPDQVRQAVAAGEQALGPVTAILHGAGYNAPAGIASLTPDAFARTFAPKVDGLRNVLAAVDPGRLRLLVTLGSIIGRAGLQGEAHYATANEWLAELTTEVGAAHPDTRCLCLEWSVWSEVGMGERLSVVDKLTEQGITPIPVEQGVRIMRRLVTDPDLDGVVVISGRTEGVATVRRDEPELPLLRFVGTPLIRYHGVELVSEVELNAGTDLYLADHLLDGNLLFPAVIGMEAMSQVACAATGRQEAPVIERAAFSRPIIVPPGSSTTLRIAAAATGDDTVAVTIRSAETGFEVDHFSAELRFDAGPCPEGPPGQIPDGLPPVALDPDTDLYGQVLFQGTRFQRLRRYHRAAARHVDADLAVERDGSWFAGYLPGELLLGDPGMRDALMHGNQVCVPDATLLPTGIDRVRPGGAALDELDEVRYCAAERSRDGDTYVYDIAVRTKTGDLVERWEGLRLQAVRKQDGRGPWAAPLLGPYVERRLGDLVGASVAVVVEPGDELTDLARQRLHTLPAAPPPQGSSALAHVPGLTLTVAATQTVACAITPVGAAPEPAHRATAERNDTQAGLAERIAAQAGESGDVAAARVRAAAACLRDAGLGDLAEPELRPPTGDGWVVLATADARIATLATTVRGLTDPVVVAVLTEGRS; from the coding sequence ATGACCAGGATCGCGATAGTCGGCATGGCCTGCCGCTACCCGGACGCCGCCTCCCCGCGCGAGCTGTGGGACAACGCCGTCGCCGGGCGCCGGGCCTTCCGCCGGCTGCCCGACACCCGCATGCGGCTGGAGGACTACTGGGACCCCGATCCGGCCGCGCCCGACACCTTCTACGCCAGGACCGCCGCGGTCATCGAGGGCTACACCTTCGACCGGATGGCGCACCGGATCGCGGGCAGCACGTACCGCTCGACCGACCTGACCCACTGGCTCGCCCTCGACATGGCCGGCCGCGCCCTGGCCGACGCGGGCTTCCCCGAGGGCAGCGGGCTGCCGCGGGCCCGTACAGGCGTCGTCGTCGGCAACACGCTCACCGGCGAGTTCACCCGCGCCAACGTGATGCGGCTGCGCTGGCCGTACGTCCGGCGCACGCTCGCCGCCGCGCTCAAGGAGCAGGGCTGGGACGACGACCGGCTGGCCACCTTCCTGGCCGGCTACGAGGAGGTCTACAAGGACCCGTTCCCGCCCGTGGACGAGGACACCCTGGCCGGCGGGCTGGCCAACACCATCGCCGGGCGCATCTGCAACCACTACGACCTGCACGGCGGCGGCTACATCGTGGACGGGGCCTGCTCCTCCTCGCTGCTGTCGGTGGTCACCTCCGCCAAGGCGCTGACCGACGGCGAGCTGGACGTGGCGATCGCCGGCGGCGTGGACCTGTCCATCGACCCGTTCGAGGTGATCGGCTTCGCCAAGACCGGCGCGCTGGCCAAGGGCGAGTTCCGGCTCTACGACCGGCACTCCAACGGGTTCTGGCCCGGTGAGGGCTGCGGCATCGTGGTGCTGATGCGCGAGGCCGACGCGCTGGCCGCCGGGCACCGCGTCTACGCCACGGTCGCCGGCTGGGGCATCTCCTCCGACGGCAAGGGCGGCATGACGCGGCCCGAGGTCAAGGGGTACCGGCTGGCGCTGGAACGCGCGTACGAGCGGGCCGGGTTCGGCATCGAGACCGTGTCCCTGTTCGAGGGGCACGGCACGGGCACGGCGATCGGCGACGCGACCGAGCTCACCGCGCTGTCGCAGTCGAGGGCCGCCGCCGACCCGGCGGCGCCTCCGGCGGCCGTCGGCTCGATCAAGGGCATGATCGGCCACGCCAAGGCGGCGGCCGGGGTGGCGGGCCTCATCAAGGCCGCCATGGCCGTGCACGAGCAGGTGCTGCCGCCGACCATCGGCTGCGTCGACCCGCACCCGGTGCTCGCCGAGGAGCCCGCCGCGCTGCGCGTGCTGCGCCAGGCCGAGCCGTGGCCCGACGGGCGCCCGCTGCGCGCCGGCGTCACCGCCATGGGGTTCGGCGGCATCAACACCCACGTCGTGCTGGAGGCCGAGGCGCCCAGGCGCAGGATGTCCAGCAGGACCAGGGCGCTGGCCACCGCCCAGCAGGACGCGGAGCTGTTCCTCTTCGACGCGGCCTCCTGGGAGGAGCTGCGCGGCGGCGTGGCCGAGGTGGCCGCGTTCGTGCCCGCCGTGTCGTACGCCCAGCTCGGCGACCTGGCCGGGACGCTGCGCGGCAGGCTGCGCGGCCTGCCGTACCGGGCGGCGGCGGTCGTCGCCTCGCCCGAGGACGCCGAGCGGCAGCTCGGACGGGTGCTGACGGCGCTCGACTCCGGCCAGAGCGAGCTGTTCACCCCGGACGGCAAGGCGTGGCTGCGCCGCGCCTCGGCCAGGCCCCGCGTCGGCTTCCTCTTCCCCGGCCAGGGCTCGGGGCGCGGCACGAGCGGTGGCGCGCTGCGCAGGCGCCTGCCGTGCGTGGACGAGCTCTACCGGACGGCCGGCCTGCCCACCACCGGCGACATGGTGGCCACCTCGGTGGCCCAGCCGCGCATCACCACCGGCTCCATGGCCGGCGTGCGCGCGCTGTCCGCGCTCGGCATCGAGGCGGAGGTCGCGGTCGGGCACAGCCTGGGCGAGCTGTCCGCCCTGTGCTGGGCCGGCGCCATGGACGAGGCCGCGCTGCTGCGCGTCGCGGGCAAGCGGGGCAGGGCCATGGAGCAGCACAGCGACTCCGGCACGATGGCCGGGCTGCGCGCCGGGCCCGAGGCCGCCCGCCGGCTGATCGGTGACCTGCCCGTGGTGATCGCCGGCTACAACTCCGGCGACCAGACCGTCGTGGCGGGCCCCGTGGACGCCATCGACCAGGTCGGGCAGGCCGCCGCCCGCGAGGGCCTGACCTGGACCAGGCTGAACGTCTCGCACGCCTTCCACTCGCCGCTCGTCGCCCCCGCCGCGCAGGCGCTCGGCGACGCCCTGGCAGGCGAGCGGTTCGTGCCGCCGGCCCGCCGGGTCGTCTCCACCGTCACCGGAGCCGAGCTGAACGGCGACACCGACGTCACCGAGCTGCTGCTGCGCCAGATCACCGCGCCCGTCCGGTTCGCCCAGGCCGTGCGGCTCGCCGCCGACGGGCTCGACCTGCTCGTCGAGGTGGGCCCCGGCCGGGTGCTCAGCGGGCTGGCGGAGGAGCTCACCGACGTGCCCGCGGTCGCGCTGGAGACCGACGGCGAGTCGCTGACGGGGCTGCTCGGCGTGGTCGCCGCCGCCCACGTGAGCGGCGTGCCCGTCGAGCACGAGGAGCTGTTCCACGGCCGCCTCGTGCACCCCCTGGAGATCGGCACGGAGTTCTCGTTCTTCGCCAGCCCCGCGGAGTCGGCGCCGAAGCCCTTCGTCAAGGCGGTCGCCAAGCCCGTCACCGTTCCCGGGCAAGCAGCCGCGCAGGAGAGCGCCAAGCGCGACGGCGAGTCCACCACGGACCTGCTGCGCCGCCTGGCCGCCGAACGCGTGGAGCTGCCGCTGGAGCTGGTCACCGCCGACAGCAAGCCGCTGGACGGCCTGCACCTCAGCTCCGTCACCGTCATGCACATCCTCGACCAGGCCACCCAGCATCTCGGCATGCCCGCCGTGCAGCTGCCCAACGTGGCCACGGCCACCCTGGGCGAGCTGGGCGAGGCGCTGGACCGGCTGGCGGCCCAGCCGCGCGACCAGCGGGCCCGCGGCGTCGCGGCGGCGGCCACCTGGGTGCGGCCGTTCACCGTCGACCTGGACGAGCTGCCGGTGCCCCGGCGGGTGGCCAAGGAGCAGCAGGGCCGGTGGGAGGTGTTCGCCCCTTCGGGCTCGGCTCTCGCCCAGCCGCTGAAGCAGGCGCTCGAACAGGAGAAGGTCGGTTCAGGTGTGCTGGTGTGCCTACCGCCGGACTGCGCGGCGGCGGACCTGGAGCAGGCCCTGCTCGGCGCCCAGGCGGCGCTCGCGGCGGGGCCGGGCACCCGGTTCGTCCTGGTCCAGCACGGTAAGGGGGCGGCCGGGCTGGCCAAGACACTCCACCTGGAGGCCCCCGGGGTGCGCACCACCGTCGTGCACGTACCGCCGGCGACCGAGCTGATCGGGCAGGTGGTCGCCGAGGTGGCCGCCACCGGGGACTTCTCCGAGGTGCACCTCGGCGCCGACGGCGTGCGCAGGGTGCCCACCCTGCGCGTGCTGCCCGCCGGTCAGGAACGCGAGGAGCACCCGCTCACGGCGGACGACGTGCTGCTCGTGACCGGCGGCGGCAAGGGCATCACGGCGGAGTGCGCGATCGCCATGGCAGGCGCCGTGGCCGGTGCGGGCTCCGCCAAGCTGCTCCTGCTCGGCCGCTCCGACCCCGCCCAGGACGAGGAGCTGGCCGCCAACCTGCGGCGGATGACCGGCTCCGGCCTGACCGTCCACTACGCCAGGGCCGACGCCGCCGACCCCGACCAGGTACGCCAGGCCGTCGCGGCAGGAGAGCAGGCACTCGGCCCGGTCACCGCGATCCTGCACGGCGCCGGCTACAACGCCCCTGCCGGCATCGCGAGCCTGACCCCGGACGCCTTCGCCCGCACGTTCGCCCCCAAGGTGGACGGCCTGCGCAACGTGCTCGCCGCCGTGGACCCCGGCAGGCTGCGCCTGCTGGTCACCCTGGGCAGCATCATCGGCAGGGCGGGCCTGCAGGGCGAGGCGCACTACGCCACCGCCAACGAGTGGCTGGCCGAGCTCACCACCGAGGTGGGCGCGGCCCACCCGGACACCAGGTGCCTGTGCCTGGAATGGTCGGTGTGGTCCGAGGTCGGCATGGGCGAGCGCCTGTCGGTGGTGGACAAGCTCACCGAGCAGGGCATCACCCCGATCCCCGTCGAGCAAGGCGTGCGGATCATGCGCAGGCTCGTCACCGACCCGGACCTCGACGGCGTCGTGGTGATCAGCGGGCGCACCGAGGGGGTCGCCACGGTCAGGCGCGACGAGCCCGAGCTGCCGCTGCTGCGCTTCGTCGGCACGCCGCTGATCCGCTACCACGGGGTGGAGCTGGTCAGCGAGGTCGAGCTGAACGCGGGCACCGACCTCTACCTGGCCGACCACCTCCTCGACGGGAACCTGCTGTTCCCCGCCGTGATCGGCATGGAGGCCATGAGCCAGGTGGCGTGCGCCGCCACCGGCCGCCAGGAGGCGCCCGTCATCGAGCGGGCCGCCTTCAGCCGGCCGATCATCGTGCCGCCCGGGTCGAGCACCACGCTCAGGATCGCGGCGGCCGCCACCGGCGACGACACCGTCGCCGTCACCATCCGCAGCGCGGAGACCGGCTTCGAGGTGGACCACTTCAGCGCCGAGCTCCGCTTCGACGCCGGGCCCTGCCCCGAGGGCCCGCCCGGCCAGATCCCGGACGGGCTGCCCCCGGTCGCCCTCGACCCCGACACCGACCTGTACGGCCAGGTGCTCTTCCAGGGCACCCGCTTCCAGAGGCTGCGCCGCTACCACCGGGCGGCGGCCCGCCACGTGGACGCCGACCTAGCCGTGGAGCGGGACGGCTCCTGGTTCGCCGGATACCTGCCGGGTGAGCTGCTGCTCGGCGACCCCGGCATGCGGGACGCGCTCATGCACGGCAACCAGGTGTGCGTGCCCGACGCCACGCTGCTGCCGACCGGCATCGACCGGGTGCGGCCGGGCGGGGCGGCGCTGGACGAGCTGGACGAGGTGCGTTACTGCGCCGCCGAGCGCAGCAGGGACGGTGACACCTACGTCTACGACATCGCGGTCCGCACCAAGACCGGTGATCTCGTCGAGCGCTGGGAGGGGCTGCGCCTGCAGGCCGTGCGCAAGCAGGACGGCCGCGGGCCGTGGGCGGCGCCGCTGCTCGGCCCGTACGTCGAGAGGAGGCTCGGCGACCTGGTCGGCGCGAGCGTCGCGGTCGTCGTCGAACCCGGCGACGAGCTGACGGACCTGGCCCGCCAACGCCTGCACACCCTGCCGGCCGCTCCACCTCCTCAGGGCAGCAGCGCACTGGCGCATGTGCCGGGCCTGACGCTCACCGTGGCCGCCACGCAGACGGTGGCCTGCGCCATCACACCGGTCGGTGCCGCGCCGGAGCCCGCGCACCGGGCGACGGCCGAGCGGAACGACACGCAAGCCGGGCTCGCCGAGCGGATCGCCGCGCAGGCGGGGGAGAGCGGCGACGTCGCCGCCGCCCGCGTCCGCGCCGCGGCGGCCTGCCTGCGCGACGCCGGCCTCGGCGACCTGGCGGAGCCGGAGCTGCGCCCGCCCACCGGCGACGGCTGGGTGGTGCTGGCCACGGCGGACGCGCGCATCGCGACCCTGGCGACCACCGTGCGCGGCCTGACCGACCCCGTGGTGGTCGCGGTTCTCACCGAAGGACGGTCATGA
- a CDS encoding helix-turn-helix domain-containing protein has translation MDDVIERAVMRVIDDIHENFGEQITIDDMAHTAMFSKFHFSRVFQRVTGLSPGRFLSAVRLREAKRLLASTSLNIAYISHQVGYSSVGTFSSRFTRSVGLSPSRYRQVLSVPRMSVAGGASRSRGGGTATVHGTVTSPLPDRPVFAGMFVGQLLEGKPASYTVLSRPGPFVMDDVPAGHWYLLAQSVAEGCDEVVNLPPTSEVTLCVARRGPIAVGAHGGAHRADLTLRPMSSFDPPHLLALGDMLSAWNQEAGGYDQQREDTG, from the coding sequence ATGGACGACGTCATCGAACGAGCGGTCATGCGAGTGATCGACGACATTCACGAGAACTTCGGTGAGCAGATCACCATCGACGACATGGCGCACACCGCGATGTTCAGCAAGTTCCACTTCTCGCGGGTCTTCCAGCGGGTCACGGGGCTGTCACCAGGCCGGTTCCTGTCGGCGGTGCGGTTGCGCGAGGCCAAGCGGCTGCTCGCCTCGACCTCGTTGAACATCGCCTACATCAGCCACCAGGTCGGCTACTCCAGCGTCGGCACGTTCAGCAGCCGTTTCACGCGGAGCGTGGGCCTGTCCCCCAGCCGCTACCGCCAGGTCCTGAGCGTGCCGAGGATGAGCGTGGCGGGCGGGGCGAGCCGGTCGCGCGGCGGCGGCACCGCCACCGTGCACGGCACGGTCACCTCGCCGCTGCCCGACCGGCCGGTCTTCGCGGGCATGTTCGTGGGGCAACTCCTGGAGGGCAAGCCCGCCAGTTACACCGTGCTCAGCCGGCCCGGCCCGTTCGTCATGGACGACGTGCCAGCGGGCCACTGGTACCTGCTGGCCCAGTCGGTGGCCGAGGGCTGCGACGAGGTCGTCAACCTGCCGCCCACCAGCGAGGTCACGCTGTGCGTCGCGCGCCGCGGCCCCATCGCGGTCGGCGCGCACGGCGGCGCCCACCGGGCCGACCTCACGCTGCGGCCCATGAGCAGCTTCGACCCGCCGCACCTGCTCGCGCTGGGCGACATGCTGTCCGCGTGGAACCAGGAGGCCGGCGGGTACGACCAGCAGCGGGAGGACACCGGGTGA
- a CDS encoding flavin reductase family protein yields MHVSSSTALTDSAIDAAALRHAFGAFATGVTVVTTGGPVPHAMTANSFTSVSLDPPLLLVCVAKSASMHRFLGASSFFGVSVLAAHQEAEARHFANRYRETGAAQFAAVDVVPGELTDVPLIADAAVSFECDLWRSYDGGDHTIFLGKVLSMRQRPGSDGLLVYRGRFAALDEVAA; encoded by the coding sequence GTGCACGTCTCCTCTTCCACCGCACTGACCGACAGCGCGATCGACGCCGCGGCGTTGCGTCACGCGTTCGGTGCCTTCGCCACCGGCGTCACCGTGGTGACGACCGGCGGCCCCGTCCCTCACGCCATGACGGCCAACTCCTTCACCTCGGTCTCGCTGGACCCGCCGCTGCTGCTGGTGTGTGTCGCCAAGTCGGCGAGCATGCACCGCTTCCTCGGCGCCAGCTCCTTCTTCGGCGTCTCCGTGCTCGCCGCCCACCAGGAGGCCGAGGCCAGGCACTTCGCCAACCGCTACCGCGAGACGGGCGCCGCCCAGTTCGCCGCGGTGGACGTGGTGCCCGGCGAGCTGACGGACGTGCCGCTGATCGCGGACGCCGCCGTGAGCTTCGAGTGCGACCTGTGGCGCTCCTACGACGGCGGCGACCACACCATCTTCCTGGGCAAGGTGCTGTCGATGCGGCAGCGTCCAGGCAGTGACGGGTTGCTGGTGTACCGGGGCAGGTTCGCCGCGCTCGACGAGGTCGCGGCGTGA
- a CDS encoding SigE family RNA polymerase sigma factor gives MSEGRGEQEFTRFVQQTRPMLRRSAFALSGDWHEADDLVQRTLMTIYLRWRELERRDRIAPYARRVMTRLLISDRRSSRWTREVLFGVPPEAGAALDPYVPVVQRMVLRDALARLGPRQRATIFLRFWEDRSVEETARVLGNESSTVRSQTVRALNTLRDALDASST, from the coding sequence ATGTCCGAAGGGCGGGGCGAACAAGAATTCACGCGCTTCGTCCAGCAGACCAGGCCCATGCTGAGACGCAGCGCCTTCGCGCTGTCCGGCGACTGGCACGAGGCGGACGACCTGGTCCAGCGGACACTCATGACCATCTATCTGCGCTGGCGCGAGCTGGAACGGCGGGACAGGATCGCGCCGTACGCGCGCCGGGTCATGACGCGGCTGCTCATCAGCGACCGCCGGTCGTCGCGATGGACCAGGGAGGTCCTGTTCGGCGTGCCGCCCGAGGCCGGCGCCGCGCTCGACCCGTACGTCCCGGTGGTCCAGCGCATGGTGCTGAGGGACGCGCTGGCCAGGCTCGGCCCCCGCCAGCGCGCCACGATCTTCCTCCGCTTCTGGGAGGACCGCAGCGTGGAGGAGACCGCGCGGGTCCTGGGCAACGAGTCATCCACGGTACGCAGCCAGACCGTCCGCGCGCTGAACACCCTGAGGGACGCGCTGGACGCCTCATCCACCTAA